One stretch of Methylopila sp. 73B DNA includes these proteins:
- a CDS encoding undecaprenyl-phosphate glucose phosphotransferase, with the protein MNGFQMARLEIRQDEPKPLTPRQTRLNEQAREIAQQFTAASISQTLLVGAVRLVDAALVLASATIAYAITLGPLSGLSWSYPLAAGLGVVLLLIFAQAADAYHVVAFRSMGGQLGRMLGAWTLVFAGFAALGAFLDFGGAIDRRWLGYWFVFGAAGLLVAHVGLAVLVKRWAAQGRLGRKAVIVGGGEPAGELIRALEATPGNDVHICGVFDDRSNDRSPAIVAGYPKLGNIAELVEFGRLARIDLLIVTIPVTARGRVTEILKTLWVLPVDIRLSAHTDKLRFRPRSYSYLGSIPMVELAEKPIANWDYVAKRAFDLVVGSLCILLTAPLMIATAVAIKLDSPGPVFFRQKRYGFNNEVIEIFKFRSLRHEMADPEAKTVVTKNDSRVTRVGRFIRKTSIDELPQLFNVIKGELALVGPRPHAVNAHTSDTLWNDVVDGYFARHRVKPGVTGWAQINGWRGEVDTQEKLKKRVDHDLYYIENWSILFDLSILLKTPISLAKTDNAY; encoded by the coding sequence GTGAACGGGTTCCAAATGGCGCGCCTCGAGATCAGGCAAGATGAACCGAAGCCTCTGACGCCGCGGCAGACGCGGCTGAACGAGCAGGCTCGCGAGATCGCGCAGCAGTTCACGGCCGCGTCCATCTCGCAGACGCTGCTGGTCGGCGCGGTGCGGCTGGTCGACGCCGCGCTCGTGCTCGCCTCAGCCACGATCGCCTACGCCATCACGCTCGGTCCGCTGTCGGGACTGAGCTGGAGCTACCCGCTCGCGGCCGGGCTCGGCGTCGTGCTGTTGCTGATCTTCGCCCAGGCGGCGGACGCCTACCACGTGGTGGCGTTCCGCTCGATGGGGGGCCAGCTCGGCCGCATGCTCGGCGCCTGGACGCTGGTCTTCGCGGGCTTCGCGGCGCTCGGCGCCTTCCTCGACTTCGGCGGCGCGATCGACCGGCGCTGGCTCGGCTACTGGTTCGTGTTCGGCGCCGCCGGGCTGCTCGTCGCGCATGTGGGGCTCGCGGTTCTGGTGAAGCGCTGGGCGGCGCAGGGCCGGCTCGGCCGCAAGGCCGTCATCGTCGGCGGCGGCGAACCGGCGGGCGAGCTCATCCGCGCGCTCGAGGCGACGCCAGGCAACGACGTCCACATCTGCGGCGTGTTCGACGACCGCTCGAACGACCGCTCGCCGGCGATCGTCGCGGGCTACCCCAAGCTCGGCAACATCGCCGAGCTCGTCGAGTTCGGCCGCCTCGCCCGCATCGACTTGCTGATCGTGACGATCCCGGTCACCGCGCGCGGCCGCGTCACGGAAATCCTGAAGACGCTCTGGGTGCTGCCGGTCGACATTCGACTCTCGGCCCACACCGACAAACTGCGCTTCCGTCCGCGCTCCTACTCCTACCTCGGCTCGATCCCGATGGTGGAGCTGGCGGAAAAGCCGATCGCGAACTGGGACTACGTGGCGAAGCGCGCCTTCGACCTGGTCGTCGGCTCGCTCTGCATCCTGCTGACGGCGCCGCTGATGATCGCGACCGCGGTGGCGATCAAGCTCGACAGCCCCGGCCCGGTGTTCTTCCGGCAGAAGCGCTACGGCTTCAACAACGAGGTCATCGAGATCTTCAAGTTCCGGTCGCTCCGCCACGAGATGGCGGACCCGGAGGCGAAGACCGTGGTGACGAAGAACGACAGCCGCGTCACGCGCGTCGGCCGCTTCATCCGCAAGACCTCGATCGACGAGCTGCCGCAGCTGTTCAACGTCATCAAGGGCGAGCTCGCGCTGGTCGGTCCGCGACCCCACGCCGTCAACGCCCACACCTCCGACACGCTCTGGAACGACGTCGTCGACGGCTACTTCGCCCGCCACCGCGTGAAGCCCGGCGTCACCGGCTGGGCGCAGATCAACGGCTGGCGGGGCGAGGTCGACACCCAGGAGAAGCTCAAGAAGCGCGTCGACCACGACCTCTACTACATCGAGAACTGGTCGATCCTGTTCGACCTCAGCATCTTGCTGAAGACCCCGATCTCGCTCGCCAAGACGGACAACGCCTATTGA
- a CDS encoding glycosyltransferase family 4 protein, whose product MSAALDYRQAPAPSDSPLRIVHLVRSPVGGIFRHIADLATAQAAAGHQVGFVCDSLTGGAFEAERITALEPHLALGAFRLPIARQIAPSDVTALARVHRRLAPLAPDVVHSHGAKGGVFGRVTGAWLNRAKPVARIYAPHGGSLHFDPATAEGRIYFAIERALETVSDVLVHVSEYERRAYVDKVGAPRCQAVVVRNGLTPPEFEAVAPAPDASDFLYLGMLRDLKGPDVFIEALALLARDGAAATGTIVGDGPDEARYRGLVAERGLAAHVRFLPPRPAREAFATARAIVVPSRAESMPYVVLEAIAAGLPILATDVGGIPEIFGPFSGDLLPPGDAAALAAAMGRLMADAGRARGMARERRAHIAGEFALSSMASRIETVYRDAIAARETRTFSVR is encoded by the coding sequence ATGTCAGCCGCCCTCGATTATCGCCAAGCGCCCGCTCCGTCCGATAGCCCGCTTCGGATCGTCCATCTCGTCCGCTCGCCGGTCGGGGGAATCTTCCGGCACATCGCCGATCTCGCGACGGCGCAGGCCGCGGCCGGCCATCAGGTCGGCTTCGTGTGCGACAGCCTCACGGGAGGCGCCTTCGAGGCCGAGCGCATCACCGCGCTCGAGCCGCACCTGGCGCTCGGGGCGTTCCGGCTGCCGATCGCGCGCCAGATCGCGCCCTCGGACGTGACGGCGCTCGCCCGCGTGCACCGCCGGCTGGCGCCGCTCGCGCCTGACGTGGTGCACTCCCATGGCGCGAAGGGCGGCGTGTTCGGCCGCGTCACGGGCGCCTGGCTCAACCGGGCGAAGCCGGTGGCGCGGATCTACGCGCCCCATGGCGGCAGCCTGCACTTCGACCCGGCCACCGCCGAAGGCCGCATCTACTTCGCGATCGAACGCGCGCTGGAGACGGTCAGCGACGTGCTGGTGCACGTGAGCGAGTACGAGCGCCGCGCCTACGTGGACAAGGTCGGCGCCCCGCGCTGCCAGGCCGTCGTCGTGCGCAACGGCCTGACGCCGCCCGAATTCGAGGCGGTGGCGCCCGCGCCGGACGCCTCCGATTTCCTCTACCTCGGCATGCTGCGCGACCTCAAAGGCCCCGACGTGTTCATCGAGGCGCTGGCGCTGCTCGCGCGCGACGGCGCCGCGGCGACGGGGACGATCGTCGGCGACGGCCCGGACGAGGCGCGCTACCGCGGGCTCGTCGCCGAGCGCGGGCTGGCGGCGCATGTCCGCTTCCTGCCGCCCCGGCCGGCGCGCGAGGCCTTCGCGACGGCGCGCGCGATCGTCGTGCCGTCGCGCGCCGAATCCATGCCCTATGTCGTGCTCGAGGCGATCGCGGCCGGTCTGCCGATCCTCGCCACCGATGTCGGCGGCATTCCGGAGATCTTCGGCCCGTTCAGCGGCGACCTGCTTCCGCCCGGCGACGCGGCCGCCCTCGCCGCGGCGATGGGGCGGCTCATGGCCGACGCCGGCCGCGCCCGGGGGATGGCGCGCGAACGTCGAGCGCATATCGCCGGCGAGTTCGCGCTATCGTCGATGGCGTCGCGCATCGAAACCGTTTACCGCGACGCGATCGCGGCACGAGAAACGCGAACTTTCTCCGTTCGGTAA
- a CDS encoding ABC transporter ATP-binding protein → MSAQAFLSIQHVDKAFSRGGVTNEVLKDVSLDVNEGEYISIIGHSGCGKSTLLNIVAGLTGVTKGVVFLEGKVVDEPGPDRAVVFQNHSLLPWLTCYENVALAVDKVFAKTKSKAERREWTMRQIELVNMAHAKDRRPSEISGGMKQRIGIARALAMQPKVLLLDEPFGALDALTRTHLQDQVMQIQTELKNTVLMITHDVDEAVLLSDRIVMMTNGPSARIGEVLSVPLERPRKRLELVSDRTYIAARAAVLKFLYERHRFVEAA, encoded by the coding sequence ATGTCAGCCCAAGCTTTTCTCTCCATTCAGCACGTCGACAAGGCGTTCTCCCGCGGCGGCGTCACCAACGAGGTCCTCAAGGACGTCTCGCTCGACGTCAATGAGGGCGAGTACATCTCGATCATCGGCCATTCCGGCTGCGGCAAGTCCACCCTGCTCAACATCGTCGCCGGCCTCACGGGCGTGACGAAGGGCGTGGTCTTCCTCGAAGGCAAGGTGGTGGACGAGCCGGGACCGGACCGCGCCGTGGTGTTCCAGAACCACTCCCTGCTGCCCTGGCTCACCTGCTACGAGAACGTCGCGCTCGCGGTCGACAAGGTCTTCGCCAAGACCAAGTCCAAGGCCGAGCGCCGCGAATGGACCATGCGCCAGATTGAGCTGGTGAATATGGCCCACGCCAAGGACCGCCGCCCCTCGGAGATCTCCGGCGGCATGAAGCAGCGCATCGGCATCGCCCGCGCGCTCGCCATGCAGCCGAAGGTGCTGCTGCTCGACGAGCCCTTCGGCGCGCTCGACGCGCTGACCCGCACCCATCTGCAGGATCAAGTCATGCAGATCCAGACGGAGCTCAAGAACACCGTCCTGATGATCACCCACGACGTGGACGAGGCCGTGCTGCTCTCGGACCGCATCGTGATGATGACCAACGGCCCCTCGGCCCGCATCGGCGAAGTGCTGTCGGTGCCGCTGGAGCGCCCGCGCAAGCGGCTCGAGCTGGTCTCCGACCGCACCTACATCGCGGCCCGCGCCGCGGTGCTCAAGTTCCTCTACGAGCGTCACCGCTTCGTCGAGGCGGCCTGA
- a CDS encoding CmpA/NrtA family ABC transporter substrate-binding protein, whose product MTTEFKTPQSKTSPIAGLHRRDVLRVGAGAAATLLAARTLAPSGVFAQGAGPETTKATLGYIALTDSAPLIVAKEKGFFAKHGMTDVTVTKQASWGTTRDNLVLGSEGNGIDGAHILSPMPYLISAGKVTQQNIPLPMYILARLNYDAQGISVGMAYKDLKPTVDATPLKQIFLKMKAEGKQAKVAMTFPGGTHDLWIRYWLAAAGIDPDKDVETIVVPPPQMVANMKVGTMDAFCVGEPWPGQLVSQGIGFTACNTSEIWQNHPEKSFAMRAAYVDKNPNAAKALLMAVQEAQMFCEDMANKEELAAIVGTRAYFNVPVKDIVGRLKGHYDYGDGRIVENSPGVMKFWRDHASYPFQSHDTWFLTEDIRWGKFAPDTDVKAMVAKVNREDIWKDAAKALGVKEADIPTSTSRGVEKFFDGKTFDPANPAAYLDSLEIKRVA is encoded by the coding sequence ATGACCACCGAGTTCAAGACGCCGCAGTCCAAGACGTCCCCGATCGCGGGCCTTCATCGGCGCGACGTGCTGCGCGTCGGCGCGGGCGCCGCAGCGACGCTGCTCGCCGCCCGGACGCTCGCGCCCTCCGGCGTGTTCGCGCAGGGCGCAGGGCCGGAAACCACAAAGGCGACGCTCGGCTACATCGCGCTCACGGACTCCGCGCCGCTGATCGTCGCCAAGGAAAAGGGCTTCTTCGCCAAGCACGGCATGACCGACGTCACCGTGACGAAGCAGGCGTCCTGGGGCACCACGCGCGACAACCTCGTCCTCGGCTCCGAGGGCAACGGCATCGACGGCGCGCACATTCTCTCGCCGATGCCCTACCTGATCTCGGCCGGCAAGGTGACCCAGCAGAACATCCCGCTTCCGATGTATATCCTGGCGCGGCTGAACTACGACGCCCAGGGCATCTCGGTCGGCATGGCCTACAAGGACCTGAAGCCGACGGTCGACGCGACGCCTCTCAAGCAGATCTTCCTGAAAATGAAGGCCGAGGGCAAGCAGGCCAAGGTCGCGATGACCTTCCCCGGCGGCACCCACGACCTGTGGATCCGCTACTGGCTGGCCGCCGCCGGCATCGACCCCGACAAGGACGTCGAGACCATCGTGGTGCCGCCCCCGCAGATGGTGGCGAACATGAAGGTCGGCACCATGGACGCCTTCTGCGTCGGCGAGCCGTGGCCGGGCCAGCTCGTCAGCCAGGGCATCGGATTCACGGCCTGCAACACCTCTGAGATCTGGCAGAACCACCCCGAGAAGTCGTTCGCGATGCGGGCGGCCTACGTGGACAAGAACCCGAACGCCGCCAAGGCCCTGCTGATGGCCGTCCAGGAAGCGCAGATGTTCTGCGAGGACATGGCCAACAAGGAAGAGCTCGCCGCGATCGTCGGCACCCGGGCCTACTTCAACGTGCCGGTGAAGGACATCGTGGGCCGCCTCAAGGGCCACTACGACTACGGCGACGGCCGCATCGTGGAGAACAGCCCCGGCGTCATGAAGTTCTGGCGCGACCACGCCTCCTACCCGTTCCAGAGCCACGACACGTGGTTCCTCACCGAGGACATCCGCTGGGGCAAGTTCGCGCCCGACACGGACGTCAAGGCGATGGTCGCGAAGGTGAACCGCGAGGACATCTGGAAGGACGCCGCCAAGGCGCTCGGCGTGAAGGAGGCGGACATCCCGACGTCGACCTCGCGCGGCGTCGAGAAGTTCTTCGACGGCAAGACCTTCGATCCGGCCAACCCGGCGGCCTACCTCGACAGCCTCGAGATCAAGCGCGTCGCGTGA
- a CDS encoding CmpA/NrtA family ABC transporter substrate-binding protein has product MSLDPVKIGFIPLVDAAIPIIAADVGFAAEEGIALELVREVSWANIRDRLTLGHFDGAHLLAPIAIATTLGLGTIKVPLAAPLALGLNGNAVTMSPPLFEDIRRHMAPGAGMADPRATGAAFKAVVEERRRNGDEPPTLGMTFPFSTHNYQLRLWLAAAGVEPDEDVRLAVVPPPFMVDALENAHVEGFCVGAPWNSVAVEYKLGRILHLGVDLVRRCPEKVLAVRAHWLARNPELAARLVRACVRAAEWLDEPNHREEAARRLAAPNRLDVHAHIIQRALDGRLPTGDGDEVRVCDGYVLFGADGATRPDQRHARWLHAQMVRWRQTSDDSAGADLAAASYRADVYDAALGRGAPPEADDPLGVFTG; this is encoded by the coding sequence ATGAGCCTCGACCCGGTCAAGATCGGTTTCATTCCCCTCGTCGACGCCGCGATTCCGATCATCGCGGCCGACGTCGGTTTCGCGGCCGAAGAAGGCATCGCGCTTGAGCTGGTGCGCGAGGTGTCGTGGGCGAACATCCGCGACCGGCTGACGCTCGGCCATTTCGACGGCGCGCACCTGCTCGCGCCCATCGCGATCGCGACCACGCTGGGGCTCGGAACCATCAAGGTGCCGCTGGCGGCGCCGCTCGCGCTCGGCCTGAACGGCAATGCGGTGACGATGTCGCCGCCGCTGTTCGAGGACATCCGCCGCCACATGGCGCCGGGCGCCGGCATGGCCGACCCGCGCGCCACCGGCGCGGCGTTCAAGGCGGTCGTCGAGGAGCGACGGCGCAACGGCGACGAGCCGCCGACGCTCGGCATGACCTTCCCGTTCTCGACCCACAACTACCAGCTCCGGCTGTGGCTGGCCGCCGCGGGCGTCGAGCCGGACGAGGACGTGCGGCTCGCGGTCGTGCCGCCGCCGTTCATGGTCGACGCGCTCGAGAACGCTCACGTCGAGGGCTTCTGCGTCGGCGCGCCCTGGAACTCGGTCGCCGTCGAGTACAAGCTCGGCCGCATCCTCCACCTCGGCGTCGACCTCGTGCGGCGCTGCCCCGAAAAAGTGCTGGCGGTGCGGGCGCATTGGCTCGCCCGGAACCCCGAACTTGCGGCGCGCCTGGTGCGGGCCTGCGTGCGCGCGGCGGAATGGCTCGACGAGCCCAACCACCGTGAGGAGGCCGCACGGCGGCTCGCCGCTCCGAACCGGCTCGACGTGCACGCCCACATCATCCAGCGCGCGCTGGACGGCCGGCTTCCGACCGGCGACGGCGACGAGGTGCGCGTCTGCGACGGCTACGTCCTGTTCGGCGCCGACGGCGCGACGCGGCCCGACCAACGACACGCGCGCTGGCTGCACGCGCAGATGGTGCGCTGGCGGCAGACGTCGGACGACTCCGCCGGCGCCGACCTCGCCGCCGCGAGCTACCGCGCGGACGTCTACGACGCCGCCCTCGGCCGCGGCGCACCGCCCGAAGCCGACGATCCGCTGGGCGTCTTCACGGGCTGA
- a CDS encoding FAD-dependent oxidoreductase, whose translation MDRERLVVVGAGMASLRLLEELKAACPGRYAVTVLGAEPEPAYNRVLLSSLLAGEASDEDLAFKDRAWYAANGYRLLTGAAVQAVDAAARRVTLKDGRAFAYDRLVLATGSEAIRLPLPGSHLSQVLVFRDRCDAMRLKELGVPGARAVVIGGGLLGLEAAYGLVKLGCAVTVVHLMDKLMERQLDAKGAATLRRALEAKGVAFALGAQSKAIVGDTHVEGLELGSGEILPADMIVMACGVRPNAALGRAAGLAANRGLLVDDAMRTSDPRVFALGECAEHRGVVYGLVAPAYEQAKTLARALAGDAAAYGGTLLSTNLKVSGVAVFSAGAIEAEDGEETIVLSDAAQGCYRKLIVRDDRLKGAILVGEASDALWYLDLIASGVPLGPLRDDLAFGRGFALAA comes from the coding sequence ATGGACCGCGAGCGTCTCGTCGTCGTCGGCGCCGGCATGGCGTCCCTCCGGCTCCTCGAGGAGCTGAAGGCCGCCTGCCCCGGCCGCTACGCCGTCACCGTGCTCGGCGCGGAGCCGGAGCCGGCCTACAACCGCGTGCTGCTGTCATCCCTGCTCGCCGGCGAGGCGAGCGACGAGGACCTCGCGTTCAAGGACCGCGCTTGGTACGCGGCGAACGGCTACCGCCTGCTGACCGGCGCAGCCGTGCAGGCGGTGGACGCCGCCGCCCGCCGGGTGACGCTGAAGGACGGCCGGGCCTTCGCCTACGACCGGCTGGTGCTCGCCACCGGCTCCGAAGCGATCCGGCTGCCGCTGCCGGGCTCGCATCTCTCGCAGGTTCTGGTGTTCCGCGACCGCTGCGACGCCATGCGCCTGAAGGAGCTGGGCGTTCCCGGCGCCCGCGCCGTGGTGATCGGCGGCGGCCTGCTGGGGCTCGAGGCGGCCTATGGCCTCGTGAAGCTCGGCTGCGCCGTCACGGTGGTGCATCTCATGGACAAGCTGATGGAGCGCCAGCTCGACGCCAAGGGCGCGGCCACGCTGCGCCGGGCGCTGGAGGCCAAGGGCGTGGCCTTCGCGCTGGGCGCCCAGAGCAAGGCGATCGTGGGCGACACCCACGTGGAGGGGCTGGAGCTGGGCTCCGGCGAGATTCTGCCCGCCGACATGATCGTCATGGCCTGCGGCGTGCGGCCGAACGCTGCGCTCGGGCGCGCGGCGGGGCTCGCCGCGAACCGCGGTCTGCTAGTCGACGACGCGATGCGCACCTCGGACCCGCGGGTGTTCGCGCTGGGCGAATGCGCCGAGCACCGCGGCGTGGTCTACGGCCTCGTGGCGCCGGCCTACGAGCAAGCGAAGACGCTGGCGCGCGCGCTCGCCGGCGACGCGGCGGCCTATGGCGGCACGCTGCTCTCCACCAACCTCAAGGTCTCGGGCGTCGCGGTGTTCTCCGCCGGCGCGATCGAGGCGGAGGACGGCGAGGAGACCATCGTGCTCTCCGATGCGGCGCAGGGCTGCTACCGCAAGCTGATCGTCCGCGACGACCGCCTGAAGGGCGCGATCCTCGTGGGCGAGGCCTCCGACGCCCTCTGGTACCTCGACCTGATCGCGAGCGGCGTCCCGCTCGGGCCATTGCGCGACGACCTCGCCTTCGGGCGCGGCTTCGCGCTGGCGGCGTGA
- the ntrB gene encoding nitrate ABC transporter permease gives MSAPVLKLDDARATKAAPAADVVAFRAPKAPSPIAKRAKRVLDWASTTLIPPLVVLALLLLFWELICSRPGSSLPPPSQVVTDTWELIIDPFYDRGGLDKGLFWHLLASLQRVAVGYAIAVVIGVALGVLVGQSTWAMRGLDPIFQILRTVPPLAWLPLSLAAFRDGQPSAIFVIFITSVWPIIINTAVGIRNIPTDYSNVAKVIRLNGFEYFTKIMIPAAAPYIFTGLRIGVGLSWLAIVAAEMLIGGVGIGFFIWDAWNSSNISDIILALVYVGVVGFILDRIVAFIANAVTRGTATA, from the coding sequence ATGTCGGCCCCCGTCCTGAAACTCGACGACGCCCGCGCGACCAAGGCGGCGCCCGCCGCCGACGTCGTCGCGTTCCGGGCGCCGAAGGCGCCCTCCCCGATCGCCAAGCGCGCCAAGCGCGTCCTGGACTGGGCGAGCACCACGCTGATCCCGCCGCTGGTGGTGCTCGCTCTGCTGCTGCTGTTCTGGGAGCTGATCTGCTCCCGCCCCGGGTCCTCCCTGCCACCGCCCAGCCAGGTCGTCACCGACACCTGGGAGCTGATCATCGACCCGTTCTACGACCGCGGCGGCCTGGACAAGGGCCTGTTCTGGCACCTGCTGGCGAGCCTCCAGCGCGTCGCGGTGGGCTACGCCATCGCCGTTGTGATCGGCGTGGCGCTCGGGGTGCTGGTCGGTCAGTCCACCTGGGCGATGCGCGGCCTCGACCCGATCTTCCAGATCCTGCGCACCGTGCCGCCGCTCGCCTGGCTGCCGCTGTCGCTCGCCGCGTTCCGCGACGGCCAGCCCTCGGCGATCTTCGTGATCTTCATCACCTCGGTCTGGCCGATCATCATCAACACCGCGGTCGGCATCCGCAACATACCGACCGACTACTCGAACGTCGCCAAGGTCATCCGGCTGAACGGGTTCGAGTACTTCACCAAGATCATGATCCCAGCCGCCGCCCCGTACATCTTCACGGGCCTGCGGATCGGCGTCGGCCTCAGCTGGCTCGCGATCGTCGCGGCCGAGATGCTGATCGGCGGCGTCGGCATCGGCTTCTTCATCTGGGACGCGTGGAACTCGTCCAACATCAGCGACATCATTCTGGCGCTCGTCTACGTCGGAGTGGTCGGGTTCATCCTCGACCGGATCGTCGCGTTCATCGCCAACGCGGTCACCCGCGGCACGGCCACCGCGTAA
- a CDS encoding ANTAR domain-containing protein, giving the protein MSDRDRPLKIVLIDASPVRAAVMEQGLRDAGHTTIMRITDHVNLLARIYAIDPDVILIDLENPSRDVLEQMFQVSRAVRRPVGMFVDQSDRASIEAAIDAGVSAYVVDGLKRERVQPILETTISRFRAFAKLRAELEQAKGQLEERKTVDRAKGILMRAKKIDEEEAYALLRKVAMNEKKKIVEIAQSVITAAELLG; this is encoded by the coding sequence ATGTCCGACCGCGACCGACCGCTGAAGATCGTGCTGATCGACGCGAGCCCCGTGCGCGCCGCCGTCATGGAGCAGGGCCTGCGGGACGCCGGGCACACAACCATCATGCGGATCACCGACCACGTGAACCTGCTCGCGCGCATCTACGCGATCGACCCGGACGTCATCCTCATTGACCTCGAGAACCCGAGCCGCGACGTGCTGGAGCAGATGTTCCAGGTGAGCCGCGCCGTGCGGCGGCCGGTGGGCATGTTCGTCGACCAGAGCGACCGCGCCTCGATCGAGGCCGCGATCGACGCCGGCGTTTCGGCCTATGTGGTCGACGGGCTGAAACGCGAGCGTGTGCAGCCGATCCTTGAGACGACGATCAGCCGCTTCCGGGCCTTCGCCAAGCTCCGCGCGGAGCTGGAGCAGGCGAAGGGCCAGCTCGAAGAGCGCAAGACCGTCGACCGCGCCAAGGGCATCCTGATGCGCGCGAAGAAGATCGACGAGGAGGAGGCCTATGCGCTGCTGCGCAAGGTCGCCATGAACGAGAAGAAGAAGATCGTCGAGATCGCCCAATCGGTGATCACCGCTGCGGAGCTGCTCGGATGA
- a CDS encoding methyl-accepting chemotaxis protein, producing MLKTATIRRKLNLAFGGLVVLVAGLGGFALYELGQVNGAAEDLRTSRLPTTQILGKMQVVTLRLRINGGRLISADTPALRDEIAATLAKREGELAELQAQYVGQTTTPAEKEAYVAFERGRAAYGRLQSEMNALATAGDVVGAQRMYNTTMSTASNAALAELQKLIDLNDAAAQQSGAAAQQAYAQATVATLIFVALAIVFAIGAAALLTLNVARPLRRMTDDMKRLAGGDLSVDVVGRDRGDEVGGMAQAVDVFKDGMIRARALEEETALARAGAEAQRKATMRDMADRFEAAVSGVVGAVAAASSQLQGTASGMDRAASDTARRSTTVAAAADQAASNVQMVAAAAEELGASVQEIGRQVQGSAELARTAVADAGATAALVRDLSVAANTIGDVVAMIQAIASQTNLLALNATIEAARAGEAGRGFAVVASEVKNLANQTAQATEQISSQIAQIQLSTTNAVAAISGITGRIEEISSASSAIAAAVEEQGAATQEIARNVSQAAVGTNEVTENMGAVASAAQGAGIAAGEVLSSASNLSERSSELRVEVERFLATVRAA from the coding sequence ATGCTGAAGACCGCCACCATCCGCCGTAAGCTGAACCTCGCGTTTGGCGGCCTCGTCGTTCTCGTCGCAGGCCTCGGCGGCTTCGCGCTCTATGAACTCGGCCAGGTCAACGGCGCGGCCGAGGATCTCCGCACAAGCCGGCTGCCGACCACGCAGATCCTCGGCAAGATGCAGGTCGTGACCTTGCGGCTGCGGATCAACGGCGGCCGTCTGATCTCCGCCGACACGCCCGCGCTCCGGGACGAGATCGCCGCGACGCTGGCGAAGCGGGAGGGCGAGCTCGCCGAGCTCCAGGCGCAGTACGTAGGGCAGACCACGACCCCGGCGGAAAAGGAGGCCTACGTCGCCTTCGAGCGCGGCCGGGCGGCCTACGGACGGCTCCAGAGCGAGATGAACGCGCTCGCCACGGCCGGCGACGTCGTCGGCGCGCAGCGGATGTACAACACCACCATGTCGACGGCGAGCAACGCCGCGCTGGCCGAGCTGCAGAAGCTGATCGACCTCAACGACGCGGCCGCCCAGCAGAGCGGCGCCGCCGCCCAGCAGGCCTACGCCCAGGCGACGGTCGCGACCCTGATCTTCGTGGCGCTCGCCATCGTCTTCGCGATCGGCGCCGCGGCGCTGCTCACGCTCAACGTCGCGCGTCCGCTGCGGCGCATGACCGACGACATGAAGCGTCTCGCCGGCGGCGATCTGTCGGTCGACGTCGTGGGCCGCGACCGGGGCGACGAGGTCGGCGGGATGGCGCAGGCGGTCGACGTGTTCAAGGACGGCATGATCCGCGCCCGCGCGCTGGAGGAGGAGACCGCGCTCGCCCGCGCCGGCGCCGAGGCGCAGCGGAAGGCGACGATGCGCGACATGGCGGATCGCTTCGAAGCGGCGGTGAGCGGCGTCGTCGGCGCGGTGGCGGCCGCGTCCTCCCAGCTTCAGGGCACGGCCTCGGGCATGGACCGGGCGGCGAGCGACACCGCCCGCCGCTCCACCACGGTGGCCGCGGCCGCCGACCAGGCGGCGTCCAACGTGCAGATGGTCGCCGCGGCGGCGGAGGAGCTCGGCGCCTCGGTCCAGGAAATCGGGCGTCAGGTCCAGGGATCGGCGGAGCTCGCCCGCACGGCCGTGGCCGACGCCGGCGCCACCGCCGCCCTGGTGCGCGACCTCAGCGTCGCGGCGAACACGATCGGCGACGTCGTCGCGATGATCCAGGCGATCGCGAGCCAGACCAATCTGCTTGCGCTCAACGCCACCATCGAGGCGGCGCGCGCTGGCGAGGCCGGCCGCGGCTTCGCGGTGGTGGCCTCGGAGGTCAAGAACCTTGCCAACCAGACGGCCCAGGCGACCGAGCAGATCTCGTCGCAGATCGCCCAGATCCAGCTCTCCACCACCAACGCGGTGGCGGCGATCAGCGGCATCACCGGCCGGATCGAGGAGATCTCGTCGGCGTCGAGCGCGATCGCGGCCGCCGTCGAGGAGCAGGGCGCGGCGACACAGGAGATCGCCCGCAACGTCTCGCAGGCCGCCGTCGGCACCAACGAGGTGACCGAAAACATGGGCGCCGTCGCGAGCGCCGCGCAGGGCGCAGGGATCGCCGCGGGCGAGGTGCTGTCCTCGGCCTCCAACCTGTCGGAGCGCTCCTCCGAACTCCGCGTCGAGGTCGAGCGCTTCCTCGCGACCGTCCGGGCCGCCTGA